In one window of Plasmodium berghei ANKA genome assembly, chromosome: 14 DNA:
- a CDS encoding haloacid dehalogenase-like hydrolase, putative: protein MKMFTQKQIQNFNLEKMDGIYSHGAYAHLKGYKTVLRKFSFFDLELILYALSSHNILENAVFLTVDSAYVINRNDEIQHEDAYIDSDNELKIKSSISYAKINNKDYRPIILNNIKDIFNIGDIISIEVYNQLYTNQESYDDILNTLHTELDNYYKIYIPSSNNKLVLSPLNTSKIYGLNYISKLYNVHVNEILSIGNDTNDIELLASTGYSVAVKNSAYGTLRAARCVCTHTNNQNAIANIIYKAIKGKRI from the coding sequence ATGAAAATGTTTACACAAAAAcaaattcaaaattttaatcTAGAAAAAATGGATGGAATATATTCTCATGGGGCATATGCACATTTAAAGGGATATAAAACTGTACTAAGgaaattttcttttttcgatttagagttaatattatatgcttTATCTtctcataatattttagaaaatgCTGTTTTTTTAACAGTAGATTCAGCATATGTTATAAATAGAAATGATGAAATACAACATGAAGACGCTTATATAGATTCTgataatgaattaaaaataaaatcgtCAATCAGTTatgcaaaaataaataataaggaTTATAGAccaataatattaaataatattaaagatatatttaatattggTGATATTATATCGATAGAAGTATATAATCAGTTATATACAAATCAAGAAAGTTatgatgatatattaaataccTTACATACTGAATTagataattattataagatatatattccatcaagtaataataaattagtATTATCCCCATTAAATacttcaaaaatatatggacTTAATTACATTTCAAAACTCTATAATGTGCAtgtaaatgaaatattatcaatagGAAATGACACAAATGATATCGAATTGTTAGCATCAACGGGATATTCAGTTGCTGTTAAAAATTCGGCATATGGGACTCTTAGAGCTGCTCGTTGTGTGTGTACACATACAAATAATCAGAATGCAATAgctaatataatatacaaagCTATTAAAGGAAAGcgaatataa
- a CDS encoding VAC14 domain-containing protein, putative, with the protein MFLNIIKGLEKNDDKENIININTQKLLGDKTYEKRKKGAQEIAEDIKLLLLKEEAEEQEQINIILNQNNNEENNINECKKISESEINIISKLSEKNDIDINNEYYFTEYNDNLKTNDIEENKENEIGKNKDQIKSPNIHNVKWNNQNSNSFGIVNNDITNATDKDFENKEKPKIANRDETSIYVENEEEQSKSIHDKKESTHKDLNEENYILGAEIIKKLLLDKCKENCDIDIEIAKPNGINDYIKNSIKGNYNNKEENGNYIQNDDNENKKKNKKSLNSILYEHEIYLDHLNKKYQNKKIMEILYFLNEKFIKSINSSERCGGLISLAFISISLENKIKYYFSEILKIIMSCVNDSDSKVRYYVCESLYNLCKVSKNIAFNNIEEIFNCLYRIFSDTCPNVKTGGAFLDNLLKDMTCSYNNIFNVYKIIYTLKDNIHIENTNVRQLIISWLFFLQNIPTIDIFEYFHFFIRDLFLMLSDENKDIQKQANQCLDLYMDKIVTSNYEQCKMFFKHIIPIFLKFSRHKNPIIKHKCLLWIYHFINILNIHFYNIFKSSKKNSFFMIEILKKIIWSTSDVSFDIHYTARKCNELLIKFLKFSTLEYSLLITELVCNIIKTKIENTPSQFQNHKPLLLQYNDQMDKQKSNNSNQLNAKYISDKKKKNEYINILENKNEQFFNNIIISEKTNIQNSSKLAYTLSDNKFINKSFIADKEDTKYDLNINENDDIHLVNEYKSQNDELLNRVKDEDINEKERNSNLINNNNNNFEESIDRNINANCTINNINLSVKNQSIIQTNNLEKDNSEKNKQTNSKRRDRSQSMCSSIMNDSIDESKFYCINMQNKWNYNDEEKVENSNTELLECEIKNSYINKKNDSNNLGNDKNKQLNINDEKDQNYNLGFMYNHERLLNELKEKKIILKDSKKMESYYINKIIKKKKNNNNNDNQSMNASDSSNSYDDNLFYDNLEKRNIYPIIMCLQWLAEILVYKSKEIKSYYNKIIDCVFLCLKNEDNKVLVLTLTVISAMCSTVENKFNFYENISRNFINLFKQDESLLIRKGKEIIQHVSRCLNNKKFFGYLCYFLIYESDYIFVNKMVQVLNWILLTSNETKYLRNSLLFQKDNYPLFSIILIAWLNNSLCAISFLLWLQKYELAYFICSYLTLLDINSDFFHQLDNFIFLFESPVFSKQRLHLIYPKNYPFLIKSLMILSLMLPLNTSNNILQKRLQISQLSMLTYNEQVSTFFDSHNHNAHYYNSNKIENRFSSNSVKNTNNDIEESNKTESIKPHNNEQNNFELNELFNLENDEIIKENSIIEKTEAEKINEEQQWNNKYSHLLNNIKTYLLNQDNTPNNNIFDENKERNEFINIFKVILKKHSLVKYYK; encoded by the coding sequence atgtttctgaatataattaaaggattagaaaaaaatgatgataaagaaaatataataaacataaatacACAGAAACTTTTAGGAGACAAAAcatatgaaaaaagaaaaaaaggagCACAAGAAATAGCAgaagatataaaattattattattaaaagagGAAGCTGAAGAACaagaacaaataaatataatattaaaccaaaataataatgaagaaaataatataaatgagtgtaaaaaaatatccgaatcagaaataaatataatatctaAATTAAgcgaaaaaaatgatatagatataaacaatgaatattattttactgaatataatgataatttaaaaacaaatgatattgaagaaaataaagaaaatgaaataggaaaaaataaggaTCAAATTAAATCGCCAAACATACATAACGTTAAATGGAATAACCAAAATTCTAATAGTTTTGGAATTGTAAACAATGATATCACTAATGCAACTGATAAggattttgaaaataaagaaaagcCAAAAATTGCAAATCGTGATGAAACATCAATATATgtagaaaatgaagaagaaCAATCAAAATCTATAcatgataaaaaagaaagtaCACATAAAGatttaaatgaagaaaattatattttaggagctgaaataattaaaaaattattattagatAAATGCAAAGAAAATTGTGATATAGATATAGAAATTGCAAAACCTAACGGAATaaatgattatataaaaaatagtataaaaggaaattataataataaagaagaaaatggaaattatattcaaaatgatgataatgaaaataaaaaaaaaaataaaaaatcttTGAATAgcatattatatgaacATGAAATATATCTTGATCACctgaacaaaaaatatcaaaataaaaaaattatggaaatattatattttttgaatgaaaaatttattaaaagtaTTAACAGTTCAGAAAGGTGTGGGGGGTTAATTTCGCTAGCTTTTATTTCGATAAgtttagaaaataaaataaaatattatttttctgaaatattaaaaataataatgtcGTGTGTAAATGATTCCGATTCAAAGGTTCGTTATTATGTGTGCGAAAGTTTATATAATCTTTGTAAagtttcaaaaaatatagcttttaataatattgaagaaatatttaattgcTTGTACAGAATATTTTCAGACACATGCCCTAATGTAAAAACTGGCGGGGCATTTTTAGacaatttattaaaagatatgacttgttcatataataatatatttaatgtatataaaattatttacacattaaaagataatatacatatagaGAATACAAATGTTAGGcaattaattatttcatggttattttttttacaaaacaTACCAACTATAgatatatttgaatattttcatttttttattcgagatttgtttttaatgttatcagatgaaaataaagatattcAAAAACAAGCAAACCAATGTTTAGATCTTTATATGGATAAAATTGTAACATCAAATTATGAACAATgtaaaatgttttttaaacatataattcctatatttttaaaattttcaagaCATAAAAATCCAATTATTAAACATAAATGTTTATTATGgatttatcattttataaatatattaaatatccatttttataatatatttaaatcgtcaaaaaaaaatagtttttttatgattgaaatattaaaaaaaattatttggtCAACTTCTGATGTTAGCTTTGATATACATTATACAGCTCGAAAATGTAATGAActgttaataaaatttttaaaattttcaactttagaatattcattattaataacAGAATTAGTATGTAAcataattaaaacaaaaattgaaaatacaCCTTCACAATTTCAAAATCATAAACCATTATTACTACAATATAATGATCAAATGGATAAACAAAAATCTAATAACTCTAATCAATTAAATGCAAAATACATTtctgataaaaaaaaaaaaaatgaatatataaatatattagagaataaaaatgaacaattttttaataatattattatttctgaaaaaacaaatatacaaaatagtAGTAAACTTGCATATACATTATCAGacaataaatttataaataaatcatttatTGCTGATAAAGAAGATACGAAATATGAtttgaatataaatgaaaatgatgatatcCATTTagtaaatgaatataaatcaCAAAATGATGAATTATTAAATCGTGTTAAAGATGaagatataaatgaaaaggAAAGAAATTCGAAtcttataaataataataacaacaATTTCGAGGAAAGTATAGATAGAAACATCAATGCAAATTGTACAATTAATAACATAAATCTTAGCGTAAAAAACCAAAGTATAATTCAAACtaataatttagaaaaagataatagtgaaaaaaataaacaaacaaaTTCAAAAAGGAGAGATAGAAGTCAAAGTATGTGTTCTAGTATTATGAATGATAGTATAGACGAATCCAAATTttattgtataaatatgcaaaataaatggaattataatgatgaagaaaaagTAGAAAATAGTAATACAGAATTATTAGAatgtgaaataaaaaattcatatataaataaaaaaaatgatagtaataatttaggaaatgataaaaataaacaattaaatataaatgatgaaaaagatCAGAATTATAATTTAGGGTTTATGTATAATCATGAAAGGTTATTAAATGAacttaaagaaaaaaaaataatattgaaagatagtaaaaaaatggaatcatattatataaataaaataattaaaaaaaaaaaaaataataataataatgataatcaAAGTATGAATGCTAGTGATAGCAGCAATAGTTATGAtgataatttgttttatgataatttagaaaaaagaaatatataccCAATTATAATGTGCTTACAATGGCTAGCTGAAATTTTAGTATATAAAAgcaaagaaataaaatcatattataataaaataattgattgtgtttttttatgtttaaaaaatgaagataatAAAGTTTTAGTATTAACACTTACAGTTATTTCAGCGATGTGTTCCACtgttgaaaataaattcaatttttatgaaaacaTAAGtagaaattttattaatttgtttaaacAAGATGAAAGTTTATTAATACGTAAAggaaaagaaataatacaaCATGTATCTCGTTgtttgaataataaaaagttttttggatatttatgttattttttaatatatgaatcagattatatatttgttaataaaatggtTCAAGTATTAAATTGGATATTATTAACATCAAatgaaacaaaatatttaagaaattctttattatttcaaaaagataattatcccttattttcaattatattaattgcTTGGCTTAATAATTCTTTATGTGCaatatcttttttattatggttacaaaaatatgagttagcttattttatttgctCTTATTTAACACTATTAGATATTAATTCcgatttttttcatcaattagataactttatttttttatttgaatctCCAGTTTTTTCAAAACAAAGATTGCATCTAATATATCCAAAAAATTATCCATTTTTAATCAAATCATTGATGATTCTATCCTTAATGTTGCCTCTTAACACATCTAACAacatattacaaaaaagaTTGCAAATTTCACAACTGTCTATGTTAACATACAATGAGCAAGTATCAACATTTTTCGATTCACATAATCATAATGCACATTATTAcaatagtaataaaatagaaaatcgattttcttctaattctgttaaaaatacaaataatgatattgaagaatcaaataaaacagAAAGCATCAAACCACATaataatgaacaaaataatttcgAATTAAATGAATTGTTTAATTtggaaaatgatgaaataataaaggaaaatagtataattgaaaaaacagaggcagaaaaaattaatgaagaACAACAATGGAATAATAAGTACTCTCATTTGCttaacaatataaaaacttATCTTTTAAATCAAGATAATACaccaaataataatatatttgacgaaaataaagaacgaaatgaatttataaacatt
- a CDS encoding ubiquitin-activating enzyme E1, putative: MQSNNPLKKQRTYEDIDLKGIEKNRNEENSIKLEKMEENQIDANLYSRQLGTYGFELMNKLIKMNILIINVKGVGLECAKNIILSGPKSVCIYDNDICEISDIGVNFYINENHVENKICRSNAVLSNLQELNNYVHVYNYTEDLNNSKFIEQFDVVVCCDTKDSDIIKYNNLIRSIETKNIAFLSCNVYGLCGYIFNDFGNNFICYDKDGENIKSCNISKISKDVNGIVSFDFDKSSPFQNGDFVKFTNVEGMTEINGKIYQIKNLKKYTFTIGDTSKFSDYIKGGECTQIKTNLKLNFKPYEYIKNKPLFGLSSDNSEQSNNVKIVDDKKGGKIIFEKEIFPTSFIISDYSKLNLSNYLHYAIQGLKWYEIEYNCLPENNQNDEFEKIYKKACDLNSKDKENKQPWSVEELDKNVIINVAKYSKAHISPITSFFGGLLAQEIVKFTGKYMPIHQLLYMDFFECINMNDEENIDDKKKLNCKNDNIISIFGKKFQDKLNKLNIFLVGSGALGCEFAKLVSLLDMCTIESNGSLIITDNDNIEVSNLNRQFLFRKEHIEKSKSLVASNAIKNKNKNINVISYVTKVGQENEHIFDEQFWSKQDFIINALDNIIARQYVDNKCVWYSKPLFESGTLGTKGNVQVIIPHMTQSYNDSYDPPEDSIPLCTLKHFPYDIVHTIEYARDIFQGLFYNVPLSIQQFLNNKNEYIKNIQNEGNNASSLENLENVLNTLKEIIKENKNFNFCIKKAVHLFHSNFINQISQLLYSFPLDYKLSTGEFFWVGQKKPPQVIDFDINNIYVQEYLVSTSNLYAQVYNIPTCYDIKYILDVASQIKVEPFSPKSVKVNIDEKNLNNISISYAQDNKLIQDYCNELLNIQTDSLNVFPIEFDKDEESGLHVNFIYAFANLRAMNYKISTCDKLKTKMVAGKIIPALSTTTSIITGLVGIEILKYVNYSDSIQKYVKLSDQEKKNEKDILSYFKNAFINTALPLFIFSEPMPPFKIKDKEYDELMKGPIKAIPNGFTTWDKIEISIKSGTIKDLIDHINEKFNIDVNLISVGNACLYNCYLPVHNKERLNKPIHEIYEQISKRSLPNDKDYIVIEASCSDQDLVDVLIPSIKFIYK, translated from the exons atgcaaAGCAATAACCCTttg aaaaaacaaagaaCCTACGAAGACATTGACCTTAAAggtattgaaaaaaatagaaacgAAGAAAACTCGATAAAGTTAGAAAAAATGGAAGAAAACCAAATTGATGCTAATTTGTATTCTCGACAGCTGGGTACATATGGTTTTGAACTGatgaataaattaataaaaatgaatatattgaTTATAAATGTTAAAGGAGTTGGATTAGAATgtgcaaaaaatataattttatctGGACCTAAATCTGtttgtatatatgataatgatatatGTGAAATAAGTGACATTGgtgtaaatttttatataaatgaaaatcatgttgaaaataaaatttgtagAAGTAATGCAGTTTTATCTAATTTAcaagaattaaataattatgtgCATGTTTACAATTATACAGaagatttaaataattcaaaatttataGAACAATTTGATGTTGTTGTTTGTTGTGATACAAAAGATTcagatataataaaatataataatttaataagaAGTATAGaaactaaaaatattgcTTTTTTAAGTTGCAATGTCTATGGTTTATGTgggtatatatttaatgactttggtaataattttatatgttatGATAAAGATggagaaaatattaaatctTGTAATATAAGTAAAATAAGTAAAGATGTTAATGGCATAGTGTCTTTTGATTTTGATAAAAGTTCACCATTTCAAAATGGcgattttgtaaaattcaCAAATGTCGAGGGAATGACTGaaataaatggaaaaatataccaaattaaaaatttaaaaaaatatacatttacAATTGGTGATACATCTAAATTTAGTGATTATATAAAAGGTGGCGAATGTACgcaaataaaaacaaatttaaaattaaattttaaaccatatgaatatattaagaATAAACCATTATTTGGTTTATCTTCTGATAATTCAGAGCAATcaaataatgtaaaaatcgttgatgataaaaaaggtggaaaaataatatttgaaaaagaaattttTCCAACAAGTTTTATAATATCAGattattcaaaattaaatttaagtaattatttacattatgCTATTCAAGGGTTAAAATGGTATGAAATTGAATATAATTGTTTACCCgaaaataatcaaaatgatgaatttgaaaaaatatataaaaaagcatgtgatttaaatagtaaagacaaagaaaataaacaacCATGGTCTGTAGAAGAATTAGATAAAAACGTAATCATAAATGTTGCAAAATATAGCAAAGCACATATATCACCAATTACTTCATTCTTTGGAGGTTTATTAGCTCAAGAAATTGTAAAATTTACaggaaaatatatgccAATACATCAATTATTATACATGGATTTTTTTGAATGTATTAATATGaatgatgaagaaaatatagatgataaaaaaaaattaaattgcaaaaatgataatattatttcgatatttggaaaaaaatttcaagataaattaaataaattaaatattttcttagTTGGATCAGGAGCATTAGGATGTGAATTTGCAAAATTAGTTTCATTACTTGACATGTGTACTATTGAAAGTAATGGTTCTTTAATTATTACagataatgataatatagaaGTTTCAAATCTAAATCGTCAATTTTTGTTTAGAAAAGAACATATTGAAAAATCTAAATCGCTAGTTGCATCTAAtgctataaaaaataaaaataaaaacataaatgtTATTTCTTATGTTACAAAAGTAGGACAAGAAAATGAGCATATATTTGATGAACAATTTTGGTCAAAACAagattttataattaatgcACTAGACAATATAATAGCTAGGCAATATGTTGATAATAAATGTGTATGGTATTCTAAACCATTATTTGAATCAGGAACATTAGGAACAAAAGGTAATGTTCAAGTTATTATTCCCCATATGACACAATCATATAATGATAGCTATGATCCACCAGAAGATTCTATTCCTTTATGTACATTAAAACATTTTCCTTATGATATTGTTCATACTATTGAATATGCTCGGGATATATTTCAAGGgttattttataatgtCCCTTTAAGTATAcaacaatttttaaataataaaaatgaatatattaaaaatatacaaaatgaaGGAAATAATGCATCTTCATTagaaaatttagaaaatgttttaaatacattaaaagaaattattAAGGAAAATAAGAATTTTAACTTTTGTATTAAAAAGGCAGtacatttatttcattcaaattttataaatcaAATTAGTCAATTGTTATATTCATTTCCTTTAGATTATAAATTGTCAACTGGTGAATTTTTTTGGGTTGGACAAAAAAAACCACCACAAGTTATAGattttgatataaataatatatatgttcaAGAATATTTAGTTAGTACATCTAACTTATATGCACAAGTGTATAATATACCTACTTGTTatgatattaaatatattttagatGTAGCTAGCCAAATCAAAGTAGAACCATTTTCTCCAAAAAGTGTTAAAGTTAAtattgatgaaaaaaatctAAACAATATCTCTATCTCATATGCACAggataataaattaatacaaGACTATTGTAATGAATTGTTGAATATACAAACAGATTCATTAAATGTTTTTCCTATTGAATTTGATAAAGATGAAGAATCAGGATTGCatgttaattttatttatgcatTTGCTAATTTAAGAGCtatgaattataaaatatctacttgtgataaattaaaaacaaaaatggTAGCTGGAAAAATTATACCTGCATTATCTACTACTACGTCTATTATTACTGGTCTCGTTGGtattgaaatattaaaatatgtaaactATTCTGATTCCattcaaaaatatgttaaacTAAGTGATcaagaaaagaaaaatgaaaaagatatCCTCTCCTATTTCAAAAATGCATTTATTAATACCGCATTGCCACTATTCATCTTTTCGGAACCAATGCCACCTTTCAAAATCAAAGATAAGGAATATGACGAACTTATGAAGGGTCCTATAAAAGCCATACCCAATGGGTTTACAACATGGGATAAAATAGAAATCTCGATAA AAAGTGGAACCATAAAAGATTTAATAGAccatataaatgaaaagtTTAACATAGATGTGAACTTGATATCTGTTGGAAATGCCTGTCTATATAACTGTTATTTACCAGTACACAATAAAGAAAGGTTGAATAAACCTATTcatgaaatatatgaacaaataaGTAAACGATCACTTCCTAATGATAAGGATTATATTGTTATCGAAGCCAGTTGTAGTGATCAAGATCTTGTAGATGTGCTCATTCCatcaataaaatttatttataaataa